A genomic stretch from Lathyrus oleraceus cultivar Zhongwan6 chromosome 2, CAAS_Psat_ZW6_1.0, whole genome shotgun sequence includes:
- the LOC127120721 gene encoding intracellular protein transport protein USO1, with amino-acid sequence MFRSAKWKTEKNRIKAVFKLQFNATKVLQSGVDALVLSIIPGDVGRPTKRLEKATVRDGSCCWENPVYETVKYFQDPKTGKIADKIYRFLLSTGLSKASAIGEVSMNFADYVDATKPSSVSLPIRIPQCDAVLHVSVQRLQEKSDQREKDECDDNPKQKFDDRSLRNQLNNGDTDESTKSYFSEDVSAKAIIDRTSSGSDITLSTSSDDSSGVDTPCDNGLRKTNINATTNQFAPVMHRAADSPNRAVDTSTSMHDLQQGSRWGWSSSSELGLSMGDSTNGSHNVLSKERSLDVSHSEIERLKAELAALARHVDVSDMELQTLRKQIVKESKRGQDLSKEIIILKDERDALKTECDNIRSFHKRMDDAKVRNRSQLESGDVHAFVEEIRQELDYEKDTNANLRLQLKKMQESNAELVLAVQDLEEILEQKNMDMCNHSNKHEPHQNSQHLEMKLSECETDDDEDQKALDELVKENSDTKETQLLEKKIIDLYGEIEMYRRDKEELEMQIEQIALDYEILKQENHGIASKLEQSQLQEQLNMQCDCSSPPAAMNDIENHIVNLEKELKEQSEDFSNSLATMKVLETHIRRLEEEMEKQAQGFEADIEAVAREKVEQEQRAIQAEETLRKTRLKNANTAERLQEEFQRLSLQMTSTFDENEKATMRALTEASELRLQRNLVEGMLLKVQEELESTKDDYEVKLGDLSNQMDTMTVQIQQMLVEIEDKSKQLENQKKLGEQVNRDFSEEFEMLISENGKLKVEIMQMLVEIEDKSKQLENQKKLGEQVNLDFSKEFEMLKAENENLTAEISRLNEQLEGKEILRTDLELMKKSIEEYETLLHQGTVEKNELSSTVALLKKEAEQSLHELSKMRNLKDEKEEEARLLKSELEAIRTQCSDLKQPLFEDEAEKEKLRKQISQLKSELKKKGDALTSFEKRFRDSNGRNQHSDGTKTIPINKKTASSPQNSKEMASLREKIKTLEGLIKSKETALETSRLSSLKKETELHSRISELENNMEELNRNVSLHEERSITNSNEISDELRNRLEDADNNLSNVLSEMSSLKERNKLMENELKEMQERYSEMSLKFAEVEGERQILVMTVRNLKSFHKG; translated from the exons ATGTTTCGTTCTGCAAAATGGAAGACTGAGAAAAACAGAATTAAAGCTGTTTTCAAGCTTCAATTCAATGCCACTAAG GTGTTACAATCTGGAGTAGATGCATTGGTGTTGTCAATAATTCCTGGTGACGTTGGAAGGCCAACTAAGAGATTAGAGAAAGCTACGGTTCGAGATGGAAGTTGTTGTTGGGAGAATCCGGTATACGAAACTGTCAAGTATTTTCAGGATCCTAAAACCGGGAAAATCGCCGATAAAATATATCGATTTTTGCTATCAACG GGGTTATCGAAAGCTAGTGCGATCGGGGAGGTTTCGATGAACTTTGCCGATTATGTAGATGCCACGAAGCCCTCTTCTGTGTCTCTTCCCATCAGGATTCCACAGTGTGATGCTGTTTTGCAT GTATCTGTCCAAAGGCTGCAGGAAAAGAGTGATCAAAG AGAGAAAGATGAATGTGATGATAATCCGAAACAAAAATTCGATGATAGGAGCTTAAGGAACCAATTAAACAACGGCGATACAGATGAAAGTACTAAGAGTTATTTTTCTGAA GATGTTTCTGCCAAAGCAATCATTGATAGGACGTCTAGTGGATCCGACATTACATTGTCGACGAGTTCTGATGACAGCTCTGGAGTTGATACTCCGTGTGACAATGGACTGAGAAAAACAAACATCAACGCCACCACAAATCAGTTTGCTCCAGTTATGCACCGTGCCGCAGACTCTCCAAACCGTGCTGTCGATACCTCGACATCGATGCATGATTTACAACAGGGATCGCGATGGGGTTGGTCCTCTAGCTCAGAGCTCGGGTTAAGTATGGGCGATTCAACGAATGGTTCTCATAACGTGCTTTCAAAGGAAAGGTCGCTAGATGTGTCTCATTCGGAGATTGAGAGACTCAAGGCTGAACTTGCTGCTTTGGCGAGGCATGTCGATGTGTCGGACATGGAACTACAGACTCTTAGGAAGCAAATTGTAAAGGAAAGCAAAAGAGGGCAGGATCTCTCAAAGGAAATCATTATCTTGAAAGATGAAAGGGACGCACTCAAGACGGAATGTGACAATATCAGGTCTTTCCATAAACGAATGGATGACGCCAAAGTGAGAAACAGGTCACAGTTGGAAAGTGGAGATGTTCATGCTTTTGTCGAGGAAATTAGACAAGAATTGGATTATGAGAAAGACACGAATGCAAATCTACGATTACAGTTAAAAAAGATGCAAGAATCGAATGCTGAGTTGGTTCTTGCCGTGCAGGACCTGGAAGAAATATTGGAGCAGAAAAATATGGATATGTGTAATCACTCCAATAAACACGAGCCGCATCAAAATTCCCAACATTTAGAGATGAAACTCTCGGAATGTGAAACagatgatgatgaagatcaaAAAGCATTGGACGAGCTTGTCAAGGAGAACAGCGACACCAAGGAGACACAATTGCTTGAGAAAAAAATTATAGACTTGTATGGCGAAATTGAAATGTATAGGAGAGACAAAGAGGAGTTAGAGATGCAGATAGAGCAGATTGCACTAGACTATGAGATATTAAAACAGGAAAACCACGGCATTGCGAGTAAGCTTGAGCAAAGCCAACTGCAAGAACAGTTAAACATGCAATGTGACTGTTCATCTCCTCCTGCTGCTATGAATGACATTGAAAATCACATTGTGAATCTGGAAAAAGAACTCAAGGAACAGTCGGAAGATTTCTCAAATTCTCTAGCTACCATGAAGGTACTAGAAACCCATATCAGAAGATTAGAAGAGGAAATGGAGAAACAAGCACAAGGATTTGAGGCTGATATAGAAGCGGTGGCTCGCGAAAAGGTTGAGCAAGAGCAAAGAGCTATCCAAGCTGAGGAAACTCTGCGAAAGACGAGACTAAAAAATGCTAATACTGCTGAGAGGCTTCAAGAGGAATTCCAAAGGCTCTCGTTGCAAATGACATCTACCTTTGATGAAAATGAGAAGGCTACCATGAGAGCACTGACAGAAGCAAGTGAACTGCGTCTACAGAGAAATCTCGTGGAAGGAATGTTGCTTAAAGTTCAAGAAGAGCTTGAGTCAACTAAAGATGATTACGAGGTAAAACTGGGCGACCTTTCTAACCAAATGGATACAATGACAGTTCAGATACAGCAAATGTTGGTGGAAATTGAAGACAAGTCCAAGCAGCTCGAAAATCAGAAGAAGCTTGGGGAACAAGTTAATAGGGATTTCTCTGAGGAGTTCGAGATGCTAATATCTGAGAATGGAAAACTTAAAGTGGAAATAATGCAGATGTTGGTGGAAATTGAAGACAAGTCCAAGCAGCTTGAAAATCAGAAGAAGCTTGGGGAACAAGTTAATTTGGATTTCTCTAAGGAGTTCGAGATGCTTAAAGCCGAGAATGAAAATCTTACAGCGGAGATTTCACGCTTAAATGAACAATTAGAAGGAAAAGAAATCCTAAGAACTGACTTGGAACTTATGAAGAAATCTATTGAGGAATATGAAACACTGTTACATCAAGGAACTGTGGAAAAAAATGAACTTTCAAGTACAGTTGCATTATTGAAGAAGGAAGCGGAACAGTCACTTCACGAGCTAAGTAAGATGAGAAATCTCAAGGATGAAAAAGAAGAAGAGGCCAGACTCTTGAAGTCAGAGTTGGAAGCTATTAGAACTCAATGCAGTGATTTGAAACAACCACTTTTTGAGGATGAGGCTGAGAAGGAAAAACTAAGAAAGCAAATTTCTCAGCTAAAGAGCGAACTAAAGAAGAAGGGTGATGCATTAACAAGCTTTGAGAAGAGGTTCAGGGATAGTAACGGCCGCAACCAACATTCTGATGGAACTAAAACCATTCCAATCAACAAAAAAACTGCTTCCAGTCCTCAGAATTCAAAAGAAATGGCAAGTCTCAGGGAGAAAATAAAAACTCTTGAG GGACTAATAAAATCAAAGGAAACTGCGTTGGAAACTTCAAGACTTTCATCTTTGAAGAAGGAAACAGAACTCCACAGTAGAATTTCCGAGCTTGAGAACAACATGGAGGAATTGAATCGGAATGTTTCTTTACACGAG GAAAGAAGTATTACAAATTCAAATGAGATATCGGACGAGTTAAGAAATAGATTGGAAGATGCAGACAACAATCTTAGTAATGTGTTGAGTGAAATGTCGTCATTGAAGGAAAGAAACAAATTAATGGAAAATGAACTGAAAGAGATGCAAGAGAGATACTCAGAAATGAGTCTCAAATTTGCTGAGGTAGAAGGTGAAAGACAAATTCTTGTTATGACTGTAAGAAACCTCAAGAGTTTCCACAAGGGCTGA